Sequence from the Pristiophorus japonicus isolate sPriJap1 chromosome 10, sPriJap1.hap1, whole genome shotgun sequence genome:
aggtgctcagcaccctcccggatgctcttcctccacttagggcgatctctggccagggactcccaggtgtcagtagggatgttgcattttatcaaggaggctttgagggtgtccttgaaacgtttcatctgcccatttGGGGCTCACTTGCTCtgcaggagctccgagtagagagcttgctctgggaatcttgtgtcaggcatgcgaacaatgtggcccgtccaatggagctggtcgagtgtggtcagtgcttcgatgctagggatgttggcctgatcgagaatgttatgtctgtaatgtacttatgaatgactccacaaggcaatgtgttgtactcaaactatagtgaccttggtcctttatttgtaactccagagtgaggcacaagcatggtggacagccttttatactgggccctgcacacctatgctggtgaccctcaggtctcccactgcagtgtcctctggtggatagcctctgccacaggggcaggaaaacccggtctccaccagttgcaccctctagtggtgccagcatagtatatacacagtgtaaactttattgatagtacatcgggTGACAAGTCTCCATTTaatgcatcatcatcattggcagtccctcggaatcgaggaagacttgcttccactcttagcatgatttcttaggtggctgtacagtccaatacgagaaccacagtctctgtcacaggtgggaaagacagtggttgaagggaagggtaggcggggagactggtttgccgcatgctctttctgctgcctgtgtttgatttctgcatgctctcggcgacgatactcgaggaactcggcgtcctcccagatgcacttcctccacttagggcagtctttggccaaggactcccaggtatcagggaggctttgagggtgtccttgtaacgtttcctctgcccacctttggctcgtttgccgtggacgagttctgagtagagcgcttgctttgggagcctcatatCTGGTATACGAACTATGTGgtctgtccaacggagctgatcaagtgtggtcagtgcttcaatgctggggatgttggcctggacgaggaggctaatgttggtgcatctgtcctcccaggggatttgtaggatcttgcagagacatcattggtggtatttctccagcgacttgaggtgtctactgtatatggtccatgtctctgagtcatacaggagggtgagtatttctatggctctgtagaccatgaacatggtgacagttttgagggcctcatcttcaaacacactttgcctccagtgcaccagtgcagccttcggctgcctgaggaaatgttggatctcgtcgtcaatgtctgctcttgttgataggaggctctcgagataagggaagtagtccacgttgtccagggccgcgccgtggatcgtgatgtctggggggcagtgctgtgtggcgaggacaggctggtggaggacctttgtcttattgatgtttagcgtaaggcccatgctttcatatgcctcagtaaatacgttgactatgtcctggagttcagcctttgtgtgtgcacagacacaggcgtccgagagtataactatagtttgcatatataacatcactctcccccaagtcctttgtgccgattacctttgcactatgtgctctagcttagctctccccagacttaagtcaatagccaatagcccttgcaccttggctgtgctttggcttggccctctccattaacccccaagtccttttgccacaacgttgggtagtggttaccagtttggatggtttgatgatgcagtggagattccagtgggttATGGGTGTGAACCATGTGTGTCCatgactacatacatccattcccccccccccccccccactcccccaacagcaagatcatgcagcaggcccgttacattaacatacaagatcagatacatagaaacatagaaaataggtgcaggagtaggccattcggcccttcgagcctgcaccaccattcaataaaatcatggctgatcattcacctcagtaccccgttcctgctttctctccataccccttgatccctttagccgtaagggccacatccacctaaatcctttttaatatatctaacgaactggcttcaacaactttctgtggtagagaattccacatactcacaattctctgagtgaagaagtttctcatctcgttcctaaatggcttaccccttatccttagtctgtgaccccgatTCTGGacgtacccaacatcgggaacattcttcctgcatctaacctgtccaatcccatcagaatttcatatgtttctatgagatcccccctcattcttctaaattccattgaatataagcctagtcgatccaatctttcttcatatgtcagtcctgtcatcccgggaatcaatctggtgaacctttgctgcactccctcaatagcaagaatgtccttcctcagattaggataccaaaactgtacccaatattcaaggtgtggcctcaccaaggccctgtacaactgtagtaagacctccctgctcctatactcaaatcctctcgctgtgaaggctaacatgccatttgccgccttcactgcctgctgtacctgtatgccaactttcaatgactgatgtaccatgacacccaggtttcgttgcacctccccttttactcatctgtcaccattcagataataatctgccttcctgtttttgtcaccaaagtggataacctcacatttatctacattatactgcatctgcaatgcatttacccactcacctaacctgttcaaccctgcagcctcttagcatcctcctcacagctaacactgccacccagcttagtgtcatctgcaaacttggagatattacattcaattcctttgtctaaatcattaatgtatattgtaaatagctggggtccctgcactgaaccttgcggtaccccactagtcactgcctgccattctgaaaaggacccgtttattcctactctttgcttcctgtctgccagttctctatccacatcaatacattacccccaataccatgtgctttaattttgtacactaatctcttgtgtgggaccttgtcaaaagccttttgaaagtccaaatacaccacatccactggttcccccttgtccactctactagttacatcctcaaaaaattctagaatatttgtcgagcatgattttcctttcataaatccatgctgacttggaccaatcctgtcactgctttccaaaagcgctgctatttcatctttaataattgatctgaacattttccccactactgatgtcaggcaaaccggtctataattccctgttttctctctctctcctttttaaaaaaaagtgggtttacattagctaccctccaatccataggaactgatccaaaatttatagaatgttggaaaatgaccaccaatgcatctgctatttctaggaccacttccttaagtactctgggatgcagactatcaggctctgaggatttatcagccttcaatcccatcaatttccctaacacaatttcctgactaataaggatttccttcagttccttcttctctctagaccctcggtcccctagtatttccggaaggttatttgtgtcttactttggttctgtcttcactaaggatttgttcaattggtctgccatttcctttttccacattatgaattcaccagattctgactgcaagggacctacattagtcttcactaatctttttctcttcacatatctatagaagcttttgcaatcagtttttatgttccctgcaagtttactctcgtactctattttccccctcctaattaaaccctttgtcctcctctgctgaattctaaatatctcccattcctcaggtttgctgctttttctggccaagttatatacttcttccttggatttaacactccctaattttccttgttagccacggttgagtcatctTCCCCGTTAAGGTAAGTAATTCTCTTTTTTTCACAGTAGACATGTAACCGATTGAATCTTGCATTTGTTGAACTGCTGCATGTATTAATGTAATTCTGGTTTATTTATGGTTGAGGCCCAAGAAAAGCGTTCACTGCCTTACTGGAGTGACTTGACTTCTGATTTCTTTGCCTGGATTAAAAATCTCTGTCGTCTGGCAGGGTACTAAAAGATGAATGAAATAGGTAGAATTTTCTGGGCTCACTTTCCATCAGCTAGCAAACTGGGTTACGAGGTTCCTGATCCTGAAGAATAGACACTGAATGTGGCTTCAGACTCCTTTCTGGTTATCAATTTTTCCAAGAACACAAGTACAATAAAAGCTGGGTGTGACGCCATGTTTTTAATTTAATGTTGCATCTTAAACATTCAAACATGTCTACTCttttgattaaaaaaaatattaatttgTATAACACTTTGATTCACTAGTGTAATGTATAACCAACAATTTATAAGTAATTACATTTCTGGCTTCATGATTTAAAGATAATGCATTAGTGTTATATATGATGTAAGATGTTTAATTTCACCTAATGGAAACATCAATATTCAATAAAGGTAAAAATACTATTTTTTTCATTAATTCTTTTATTACCAGCTGGAGCAAAACAAAAAGGCAAATCAAGGGTTATTTGCCAGAATGATCAAaattcaacaacaccaacaacttgcatttatatagtgcctttaacatagtaaaatatcccaaggcactttacgggAGTGTTATccatcaaaatttgacaccaagctacacaaGGACATATTGGgacaggtggtcaaagaggtacattttaaggagcgAGAGGTTGAGATGTGGAGcggttatggagggaattccagaggttaagacCTAGATACCTGAAGGTACGACCGCCAGTGTTTGGCGAAGGAAATCTGGGATGCACAAGTGGCTAGACTTGGAGGAACAGCAatttttcgtttgtttacttccgtgggatttcgtttgtttacttccgtggtcgttatacagtggaagatgggcaggtgtcgattaactatatcagttagtccaccttgaaggagaaaagcctcctttttaccccaacattttgCATCACGAACAGGATACAAACCCTCCAACCCCAGGATGTGGCAGCAACTGTGTTGAGAAAAATTCTTTttaccacctacaagttagagctgtaGCATTGAGGGGATAGGAGGTAATCTGTATGAGGAATGAAGAGAGGGTAATCTGTATAACTGAGTTATAGTGAACCACGGAAGGATGAAACCCAAGGTGAAATAAGATGTTTGTCCCGAAGCATGACACAGTAATAACACGGAAAAGCCGGTATTGATCGtatgcagcgcaaacaagaaggaatgcaACCTAAAAAGGGGAagaggaccccagcgatcgttagaggaaaaatGGCCAGTGAAGTAAAATGGGGAATGGGGCCTGCAAAGATCCCAGATATAtatgctagctgagaaaaatggaaaattaaaaaaagaaaagaaaaattgaacgtctaattgggggaaaaaaagtgtttgcgatcgtcttatgtagtttaaattaacaaattcacggAGACATAAGCCCTCTGCGTAAAATGCGACTTTGAAtgctagaaagagaaacaaagatgtttaggaaaatggactggaggaagatcatcaaaatacaaaacctaatttgaagaaaggagatttaaattggctgtgagaaagatattggtttaaatataaaaacttacgaattaaacccgacacagaagttttgtgccgGGAAAGAGAAACAAatatgtttaactatggactggagaaaggtcatcaaaaaatgattaagttcggattcaaaagggggaaaagatctaagctatgcgaactcagcacagaaagaaaaaactgggaattagaaaattcttaaagatggaaccggcacggaagtttagattttgtggcgagagaaataaaacacaagatttgctcagtgaacgggactgtaaaaacaaaatgctggaatataTATAGCTTTTGTGAAAattgatttcagtaaacaaaatagctagtaaaaatgtgtggtcttgttttaaatcaattaataaaaatctttggcaagtatttgaattggaagtttagaaaaattggagtttaatctaaaatgctgtctttcctgatgggaaggttttattatgacaactttattaatgatttctgctgttttaacgaatTCCTAATTTCtcagcaagttttgaaagcacaaagacttgggaaaaaATTTTCAGATGATTACTCAAAGCcatgtaatgacgtcaggccttcttacaaacttgtaaaggagttaaccctttccattgacagctgttttatactggacattattaatttggatttcttaataaaataaagattaTTCACCTGACAGAGGAAATAGTTGgataaaaataaaatgaagaaagcctatgtaataatactcgcctgctacagaggatagatagatactcaaacaaaacaagttCAAGAGttggaagctaagataaataaactggaagaaaaaaaaagacaggaccagatggatagtgcagtatACATCCATAGCCAtacggcaatagagccaatgtactccACAGTGGGTAaatgtagtctacaaacccaacctaacagtaaaccagactgggataacaaGTGCAGAGTAGAGTGGCCctcggcacatgataatggctacttATCAGCAGCACCGATACGCACTACCACCATTGCCTCCAGCAGACGTAGAGCAGCCCAGATTACCATACAGGAGTTACCCCTCAgtccacaggagagacaaattctattgaataagttaccaacccctaaagcaaaatagtagaaatacagaattctgacaaaagattggagtagaatactgtgactcaaaaggcaggcaaAAGGGTGGGGGAGTACGTGGgatgaaagtggattgaatacaaagaccactctggggctgatgaccccAACAAAAatcatgcagcattcttgaaaatgtttaaggacggactcggagaggcacatcaaaagataattaagttaggatttaagataggagatgattacgatgaaacCTTGGAATGGGCAAAATATGTagaggagttaaagttagaacaaagggagaaaatagcaaaaatagcgGCAATAGCGGTCGCAGCAGAAACGAAGGAGAAGGAGACACACCCCCGCGCAGCTCCCCTGAcatgttttaactgcaatcaggaaggccacTTCAATAAGGATTGACCGCAGAAAAGGAGAGGTTACGGAAATTATACCCAACTTTGTGGGCACAAAACAAGCAAGGTTGTGGATTAGCAGAGacaccacccatcaaaattcctggacctgAACACAAAGCTCACTGACAGTATCCATTAAGACCCGAAGCTGAGGCAGCAGTCTGTCAGTGCAGGAATTAGAAAACCAAGGGGTAGtgaaacatgtaatagcctccactaattcacctgtgtggccagtaaagaaacctgacaggtcttaccgactaactatcgattataccgccctgaataaggtgactccccgagaacacccaatagtggcaagtccggccacaatttttaatggcctggatcgagaacataagatattcaccgtgctggatatagcaaatggattttgggccatacccttGGACAAAGAGGCCCAAGGGAAATTTGCCTTCaccgtaaagggaaaacaatacacatggaccagagtgccacagagattccataatagcccgagcatatttcatcgTGTATTGTCAGGAATTTTGGAGCCAGTAGATGTAGgagaagggagcacccttttgcagtatgtggatgatatccttattgcctccagcacagaacaacatgTACGAGCTTCAACTACAATGCTAGAAGCTAtacagagtgcaggattaaaaataaatcctgggaaggtgcaggtgggaaggagcgaagtaacatctaggatacatgacagatgtctgaggacagaaaggaagcaattcaatcaatgcccaggtcaggaaccgtgaaaggggtaaggcaggtactagggctattcaactactgcagtaatgccgagatcaggaaattgtggttgtaaggttaaaacaatgTCCTTGTCCTCCCCatggaaccaacatgataagctcgatgtccagatgctggtggtggaaggaaatggatagagatatagaggaccactgtagaagatgcgtgatatgcgcaaaatacaacccaggggggaaagtaaaggtcagaatgggacatcagccctgaccaaaaggaccctgggaaaactttcagatggattttactggaccgttacccagcaacaaagggaagacatactgcctagaagtaacagaccagtttacgaagtgggtagaagctttcgccactagaaattgttcagcagaaactgtGGCCAGGGTCCTAGCAGACGAAATAATGCCACTACAGTAGCCACTTCACAGgaaaggtgatgaaacaggcctgcgctttactagggattaggcaaaaatatcccatatcaaagagactagaaagggatgggtagacaggatactccgagtactaatgaagctcaaggcaacccctagtcggacgacaggattGACACACTTTGAACTAAAAAAAAGACAGGAtacggaaatttgtaatggaactctgaaagcagttacatgatttaaagaaaCAGGCTAGAGATAGCAAATCAAGGACTTggagaacgacactaaggaacagaaggccctgaatcaagaaccatgaagtttaatgtggcaaGAATGTCAATCAATGAAATCGAGAAAAAAGAGGGATACTGgaaatggtaggcgcgggatacACGCCGAGAGTTGCGACGataaacactatagacctacacACGATAGATGATTGAGTCAACGCTCTAacatgaaccttacagggattgctggaaagggatgaggataatgaggattacaggcacaactgggtaatggcgcaggaagggaattattacaagtggcccacacattgcgagaccacgccagaactataaatgaatagagcagaacggaacttaagtaaaaccatacagacagaactagcatgtacaggatatggagcatggtggctcaatggaatacaacataacctagagcagttTCAGAATGGAAagatgccggattggataacacttgatgtatttaccaactggaccttggacaaaaacatgactcatgcctgcgaggtgcagagaaacagtcatgcttgggtcccaaaggcaaGATGTGTAGCCAGACATTTAAaaataataggttttgtattatctataccacagcaTGATGTGACAAACGGAGATCCTCTATacaaaacaatgtaggagaaataagaaatcaaattCGCATGCGATACCATGAcataccagaaatgtaactgaagagaacaacagtattaagagtctcagcatagatgattgttctaaaaataaccaagttgctttatgtcgagatccactacgaatgatcaaagatgactgtggatataaccagtggacgggtgcaccttgagtatcacccccctaacacaggactactaaattatcgctgttccatgaggaaatgaagatggatattgacttctgctttactccgcttgacgagacagatataaacgggtttattataacccctgaacttaaggaggaaagatcgatgggacaatgatggacattacctgaggaggttttgcgaaggccatcgggccacaaggaaaaccgatacttgaactgaaagaggaacaactcgacagaattggacaccattcaacaacatagaggataccccaggcagggcagaaattcagcagaatagagaagaccccaagtggaggaaaggtagaagaaacagaggataccccaggcggggcataattcgaacaccgagaaaatgttggctaaaaaggacttatacacgaactaagctggactaaatgtactggttgtagtgcaagggaactcatcttgctagtattatcctgtaaaaaggtgtaaccgacgtaagaggcaggccctagcccatactatagttaaaacattgaataaagggaaatcagacCGTCCACCACacaggacttacttagtataaccttgatgggaaagtcaacaggtagatcctgcagctcggaaagtagcgctacccaagcgaaaggacaatccTGGAAGCTCACCTATGAGGTATTAGTTGGGAAATGGCctgtcttgggcatatagccaagggccattaggggggggaattgtaagggataaattggaaaagttgcaaatagggggtcagaattatgctgaaggtagtaaacttataaattgcctatgtatgtaatacttgcttatataggtatagaacataaaacataagaacataagaattaggaacaggagtaggccacctagcccctcgagcctgatcagccatgatctttttgaatggcggagcaggctcgaggggctagcctcatggctgatctggccgtggactcagctccacttacccgccggctccccataacccttaattccgttattgattaaaaatctatctatctgtgacttgaatacaatcaatgagctagcctcagctgcatccttgggcagagaattccacagattcacaaccctctgggagaagaaattccttctcaactcggttttaaattggctcccccgtattttgaggctgtgccccctagttctagtctccccgaccagtggaaacaacctctctgcctctatcttgtctatccctttcattattttaaatgtttctataagatcacccctcatccttctgaactccaacgagtagacccagtctactcaatctatcatcataaggtaaccccctcatctccggaatcagcctagtgaatcgtctctgtaccccctccaaagctagtatatccttccttaagtaaggtgaccaaaactgcacgcagtactccaggtgcggcctcatcaataccctatacagttgcagcaggacctccctgcttttgtactccatccctctcgcaatgaaggccaacattccattcgccttcctgattacctgctgcacctgcaaactaactttttttgggattcatgcacagagacagcatgttgtaatttccccaaaaagagtttcatgcacagggacagcatgttgtaatttctccccattcaaataatattcccttttactgtttttttttccacaaggtgtatgacctcacactttccgacattgtaatccatctgccaacccttagcccattcgcttaacctgtctaaatctctttgcagcctctctgtgtcctctacacaacctgctttcccactaatctttgtgtcatctgcaaattttgttacactacactctgtcccctcttccaggtcagctatgtatattggaaacagttgtggtcccagcaccaatccctgtggcacaccactaaccaccgatttccaacccgaaaaggacccatttatcccgactctctgctttctgatagccagccaattctctatccatgctaatacatttcctctgactccacgtacctttatcttctgcagtaaccttttgtgtggcaccttatcgaatgccttttggaaatctaaatacaccacatccatcggtacacctctatccaccatgctcgttatatcctcaaagaattccagtaaattagttaaacatgatttccccttcatgaatccatgctgcgtctgcttgattgcactattcctatgtagatgtcccgctatttcttccttaatgatagtttcaagcattttccccactacagatgttaaactaaccggcctatagttacctgccttttgtctgcccccttttttaaacagaggcgttacattagctgctttccaatccgctggtacctccccagagtccagagaattttggtaaattataacgaatgcatctgctataagttccgccatctcttttaataccctgggatgcatttcatcaggaccaggggacttgtctatcttgagtcccattagcctgtccagcactactcccctaagtgatggtgattatctcaaggtcctcccttcccacattcccgtgaccagcaatttttggcatggtttttgtgttttccactgtgaagaccgaagcaaaataattgtttaaggtctcagccatttccacatttcccattatcaaaaccacttctcatcttctaagggacc
This genomic interval carries:
- the otos2 gene encoding LOW QUALITY PROTEIN: otospiralin-like (The sequence of the model RefSeq protein was modified relative to this genomic sequence to represent the inferred CDS: substituted 1 base at 1 genomic stop codon), encoding MGFYAGLCVEAQDSKSPWIPRQEAQEKRSLPYWSDLTSDFFAWIKNLCRLAGYXKMNEIGRIFWAHFPSASKLGYEVPDPEE